The DNA region AAGTAGAAATAcacaaattaaaaataatacgTTTTACAACGTTTTTCTCGTTATTTAATAGCCAGACCTACTTTGCATGTGTGTATTATTTCATCTTGATCAATCGATATCGAAATTTATAATGGTGATTCCGGTTTTCCCTCAACAATTAATGCTTTGGGTTTTGGGTGCGCCTCGAATAATCCCATGACAAATTGTTTAGGGAATCGATAAATCCATAGTTTTATTAGACATCAATTCCGCTATTTGTAACGCTTGTCCAGGTTGTTCAGTGTCGCGGTTTGTAATTTCCTGGATGACTATGATTTATCTTTAATCGAACACAATTGAAACCTCGAAATAACACTCATTTATGGTTGATATCCATCAGTTCCTCAAATGGATACCATAATCAGAATGCTGGTACGATAAATTTGTATACATAATATGCGGAGGTTACATAAATTAAAAATCTTCAATCTTTGCTTGCAAATGGATACAAACTAAACAAGTGTATTttgctgaaaatattttagggagaaaGTTGATTGTGGAAAACCCCTACATGCAAATTTCCAATACATAATGTGATTAGTGTTCCATAAATGTCTTATAGGCCAACGCAGAGAATCGTCCTGTATATGTGGAGGTTCTTAAGGTCGTTTATAATGACGATTTTAGACCATTTTTCAGTTTATTTGACCCCTGAGGCgttttgtttttgtcttgtgtttgtaaaattaaatttttagtGTCTTTCAAATATGCATTGTCCAATTTTAGGGGCTAATTCACGTTGGTACATGCTAATTCACGTTGGTACATTCAGGAACGATGACTTTCAACATTCGGAAGAGATTCAGTTCAACTGTCTCTTATGTCTCTTATCAAATCAGAGATAACGTTGAACATACAATTATATCGATTCGTTTTACCCGCaactgttgaaattttcaccgTTTCGAGTtcctaaaatatatttttcattcagtttTATCACTACATAAAATATCAACTAAGTATTTAGTGTTACTGCTCAATTTGAGACAGTGAACTatgaaattgttgatttgttcaTATTTGTGATTCCTCAGAGCATGCACGATCTGACATTAACGATTATTCTGAATGGGAATTTTCAGTATTCagtaaaaaaacaaaatttcttggacagattaattttatatttgagataAGATCCTACTTTCTACTTCATTGgcaaaagaataaaaaatatgtgtTCTTATACTTTCTCAACGAGTATTTTTTACTTCTTTGCGTTTGATGTTGCAAGTTTGAAAACAATatctattaataataataatcaatctATGACTAGAAAATACTAACAAGTTGTAGGTACATCTTTATTCGAATGCAAAAATAGTTGATGAAGTTCAAAGCCTTCTGGGACATATACATCCGCAAACAAAAAAATCAGTGACCCTTGTATAATTGTTCAAGTAAAACACATCCCATACCCATTTGACCAGTCAATATGTGACAACACTTATTTCTTATATTCTACAATAAACAAATATAAGATGAGATCAATCCAGGATGCTCACACTATTATCATCACCTCAAGACTTCATAGACGTTCCATTTACTGTATTTAGAAGCTTACCTGCCATAAAATAATAATTCTTTCATCAGAAATTCTTCTGTTTATTTATTGAGAATTCAACATATCTAGATCGTGATGAGATTCTCAGCTAATGAATCACGAAACAGGTCTTCCTACTCTCATTCAATCAATTGGCTTCCTAATGCCTTCTGCCAGAGTTGAAAGTTATAAGCAGAACGGTATTTACCTAGGTCATGCTCTGCTCCTTGAATTTAATACATAGTTGAGTAAGAGTATCAATTGCAAACGTATTCGGATTTCGGCTATAATATAATATCTATTCCCCTTGCAAAGatttttaaatttccaaaaagtgaACAATCTGGTGAGCAAAATATcactgaaaattgttatgatctGACGTATAGTTTCTGAGTTACAGAATTCTTTTTTGagatttctttattttctagtaATACGATACCTTGCACAAGTCTTGCTTAGTATCGGTGGTTTCAACTAAGTACTCACCTAGTTTCGGATTAACGGATTGGGCTCTAATACCTAAGAATATAATTTGTATAATTGGTTACGAAACAAATCAAAAAGCGAGCATCAACTTGAATATGATGAAACACTTCTATCGATATTcaacattttcttttttttttttcaggggtgCTTTCTCTGTAGTACGAAGATGTGTTCAGAAATCAACAGGTTTAGAGTTTGCAGCGAAAATAATAAACACCAAAAAATTATCAGCAAGAGGTGAGTTTCACTATCGTTCAACTCCATTTCCTTCATTCTAAATTGCctgattattttttcagtattcCTAATGCATTCGTATTCAGACACTAAAGCGGCCATAGGAATCTGAATTCGGTATTCAAGCTGTGTTTAGTAATTTCCTCGCGAAGATTTCTTATCAATGAATTTCGTTTAGTATTCACATGCACTACACCATTGTTGTGGAAATGTACCCCTTGTTTCTTCATAAATCTAGGGGTACATTTTTTCAGTCGTTTTTCTATGCCGCTAGTGAGTTAGGAAATAAAATAACAATTTAAATGCAGATTAAAGTAGGCCAATCAATAGAGTTTTTTTCTTCTTAAATAAAGAAGCAAATAGCTTAGTCGGTTAGTTAAGGTAGGCTGATGAAAACCCTTGTTTGTGTCGACACCAGGAAATccactgaaattttttcaacgAGAATATTGTGAAAAATGACAATGATTTTAAGTTTGAAATCTCTCAGTGCCGTACCATTTCTTTCTCCTGAAAAATTTAGATCAATACCTATGCTTGCTAACGAtcaacataaaattttcaattgctCGTCAAAAAAATCCACCAAATGTTATTTGCATATATCGACCAGTTTTAGACCAATAAATAGATAAATAAGgtccggtactttcaccttcgaataaattttattaaatctgaataagtatctgtcaaataatttcctatctgaaggacacATTATTTCTGTGCTTCCACATGAAGTTATTTGATGGAtaaacaattctataaaaacacggtataccacttttcactgattaatgtacaATAAGACAcagcattgtagaaattgtcacatttccaactagaaagcgaatatttcgtgaaaatcaaaCTTAGAATAACCATtcatcaagaatctaaaaaattcaatcaataatgacgtaccgattTTCGATCTATGTTCATATTTGACAAAGAAACCCTTATTTTTTAGTTTCAATGactgatttattcgatgaataacactatttCAAAGTAAAAAGACAGCATCTTTACTTATCCTaggaataagacttatctatagaataaatttagttattcgcaggtGAAAGTACTGGGCCTTAATCCAGAAAAACTTGCGGACAAAAGTTACATAGCAAACTGTCATTATTCTTTCATGTAAAATCAAGCGAAGTTTGTTGCACTTATTCACTAACACCCAGTATTTCgtgataatttcaatatttgccTGGTTTTCATAAAAGTACATGAAAGTTCTCATGAACATTTGTGCAGatggaataaaatgaaaaatcctGAATGATTTAAATCTGGAGCAACTTGAGAGCTgacaaatgaaataaattgtgGAAAGCAGTCGACAAGAGTTTCAGACGTTATTTCttgctattttcaattttctttcccgACAAGCGTATTACTGTAGACATGCATTTCAGGGATTATAATTCAAGAAGACTtcttttcaatgtgaaatttttagatGTAAAATGTCGACCTAACGAACATTCTTCCGCAGGACATAATTCTAATCTAATTTGCTAACCTTTCATAACACCAAGGGGATAAAGTGGAGATGTTTTTATTTCACGGAAGGCAGGAAATTTCATAAATAGGTCGAGGCGGTTGTTGAAAGTTTCTAATGGAAAGAAAATGCGTTCGAATATTGGTACGGACAAAACTGTTATCTGAAAGATAACCTCAAAATTGTTTAATGCATTCAAAAATGGTATGATGATCCAGTCGTATCTGGGAACCTGAATTGGTCTCATTTGGCGCTCCAAAAAATACGCGCTTAACAGTTAAGCCGTTTTGGACGAGACTTTTGCTACTTTCATTTGCTTGTCCCTTTTTTGAGCTTCAATTAACCAAAGCGCCATATGAAGTACCCAAACGAAACAACAAAAATGCTGacaattcaattgaaaataatttgttaaaaatattcttcaattttcacTCATTCATACGCAGAATCGATCCTAGTCGGgttcaaaaaaaataaattcgtttTCGGTTCAATTTACGTCTGTGTTCCTCATTTGCGTAATATTATTCCATCTCCCCCTACTTCAATTGTGGTTCAGAGTGGTCTCAGTCTGTAGGAAATGACACGAACGTCAGGATCTGTTCAATGAGGAATATTCTATTCTTCCACAAAGTGAATAAGGTTAAGTGCTGGATCGATAATTTGATTAGCATCTCTGCGACATCAGATAACGTGTAGGGTCCTGGTTTCCGCATTTGGCGTAGGATGGACCAAAAATGGAACAGTGCAgacattttcgagatattcgtgAAGAATATCAATGGACTCTTGGTGGAAAAATTTGCTTTGTTGGTGGAATAATGCATTTCCGTTTTTTCCGCATTGTTTTCCTGTTTCAAAACAACCACTTGAAAACACAAAAGATTGAGGGTGTACAAAATGTGAATATTTATGAAAAGGGTCTCAGCAAGAGTTGAAAGGAGAATAATTTAAAACATCACAGTTCAGATCTCTTTAGGTAGAACTTTTCATTATGAATTTGAGAACTCTAGTTCATTATATTGTTACGGTTATAATGCATTTATAATTCCGGAcacaaattttcagttttcagttcTTCAGTTGGATAATTCAATAGATGAAGTCTTTTATGGACCAATGGCTGAAAAATTCactaattcttcaattaaaatGATTCATTGACGCCAAGCATGAAACTCGAAGAGATTCATTTCTATGTGTGTCCAATAAATTCTGCTCTTCGTTATGAATACCGACGAATAAACTGATGTTCCAGATTTTTCTGCCTACTTTATAATGAATTTATAATATAAATGTTTCGAATTTCGAAACAAAAAGAATTTCTGAGAATTCTCTTCGTTAGTCCTAGGATATTTGAGGAAATTCAATATCtcaatgaaagaattttttctctTCCTCACATAACTATGCCTACGTGGTTCAACATCGTTCATAAGGATATTTCCAGGCTAGAAAACACCATTACCTGGACCCTCCGCGTGATTTGATGTTATGTTCTATTGTGGTTgctaaatggcgaatgcgcgaGGTAAAATAAAAACTAAATGTTTATTTGTATGAAGCGTTGAAGTCGTGAAGTAGGCTATGCGATTTTGACAGTTGATCTTTTATGTCTGAATGTCATACTTAACTTGCACTACAAGGTTCAATTGGATAATAACGTGTGTTCTCAACTCATATACTACCAAAGATACTATTTCAAATGTTCTCAGTCGAAAACATATACAGTACGAGTCTCTAACTTTGAAGAAATGCAGTAATTGAAGGACAGcttattttctgaaaatatgcTCACACACGTCGATTAGTATTTGAAATGGCGCTATTTTTGATGTAAGAAAATAAGATATAATATGAAAAGATTTAAGAAACATCAACTGTTTCGATAATGGGAAAATCTGATTCatctcaatgaaaaaattcaggCAGTTGACTCATAAAAAAAggattgccatttgaaaaaattatcgattagCCATATTTTAAATTCGATAAAAAACATTCTCTTGCATTAAAAAGAGTGCGTTTTAAAATTCTAATCAACATGTCTGAGCATATTTACAACAATTGATGTAAACcgataataattattttcttataACAATTTTTGGCAGAATCGAAAATAGTTCCTTTGGAGGTCCATGCAGTTTAAAACTCGGAAAAATTGTAAACGAGAAAAAGTCATCGAACCACCATATACTACTTATTCTCAACCAAGTAAAACTGACATCTGTTGGAAGCTAATCGGATGTAAAAGTTGGATTAAGGTATTCAGCTAAGCTCATATCAAACAGAGCCTTTATCAATAAATGAAAGTGTTTTCAACGGTTTCTTATTTCAGTTGTATATTTCATGGTGGTCTACTGTAATTGATTTATGGATTATGCGTCTATTTCCTACCTATCGATTTTTCATCTTTCTTGTtgcagattttcaaaaattggaacGAGAAGCAAGAATTTGCAGAAAGTTACAACATCCAAATATAGGTGAGTTTTAAATTTAGTTTTAAATATTTCTTTATAATTGTAAATCTATCTAAGTGTAACTTTGGCCAGCTCAATTCACAGTTCTCACCCAAAATTGATTCCAATGATTAATCTAAGTCCTAGTCATCATCTGTGGAAAATGATCAGTCTTATAATGAAGGctagaaatattcaaatgaaaaatagaacatTGCAAATGGTAATTTTTTGCACTTGATAAAAGCAGAATTTAGATTCCTGATTTTGAAACGTTCGATTCAactgtgaaaatattttgtatttcGTATTTTGAATACGTGCAAgataatatttttattaaagCGAAAGTCATTACAATGATATGGTCGACGTCCACAAAGTAGTTCGGAAAAGCAAGAGAGCAGTCGATAAACTTCAGTCTACCTTCACTGTCCCCACCCCCTCGTAAAAACTGAATTTCCCAGTCGACATTCTGAACCAGATCGGCAAATTGCTGTAGGTCTGGTCATAAGAAACCAAATAAAAGTCTCGTACTCCAATAGTTCAGAGTAACTTGTGTAGAAAGCAGGAATTATTGAAGAAGTTCTTTCATCGAAGTTGAATGTTTGCCTTCGAAAGACACAAAATGAGCGTTTGACCGAACTGCAAGGATTCAGACGAATCGATAGGGCGAGTAAAAGAAGACATTTTTATGTGAAATCTATACTTGTGGATATTTTGCTACCAAAAAAGGAAACTAAAATTTCGTTCAATCCAGCACTAATGTTTTCCCAATGTAGTATATAATCAACTGACTTAAAATTcagcttaccttcacccacctgaagatgctatagtgatagcgaaacacgtatcgtggtttaataattctgtttttagttgaaACTAAAAACATTTCTCTGTCAGGTTTAATTCTACATTGATTACCAATTTTAGTTAGACTAGAATGGGAGTTCCACGTCTATTTTCATCGAGTTCTTTGTGAAAGTAAACAATGCGGATTTCAAAACTTGATCGCTTTATATTATAGAATAAATTGGCTATTCCGGAACGGCTTTCATGGAAATAATACAGCgggtattttttcaaatatttactTTATCTTTGTCGGTGAAATAACGAATGGCAGAAATTTCCTTTCATCTCAGGCTCCTACCTTTGGATTATATTTTCTAATCTAAAAAAAAACCTGGTGTATTGATTTTGGGAAATAGGATGCATATGAACTTGTGTCTATGGTCTTCTTCTTCTCTCtgctattcaaaattattcactCAGATAACAGATTACATTAACCTAATAAGTTTCCTTTCTTTTCAGTGAGATTACATGACAGTATACAAGAAGAAAATTTCCATTATTTGGTATTCGATCTGTAAGTATCGTTAGGAGTCAATATTGATTACTCCTTAACTATATAATTCCATCCAAATCACCTGCTACGAGAGCCTTATTTTGTTTTTAAGTGGATATTTGACGAATTACAAtacaagaaaaattgaaatgatatgtGTATGTGATATTTCAATACAAAACGATAACTGACGTAGTTCCTACTCGAAGATCTTCTTGAATTCTCATCACATATTGAACAGTTTCTTTAGGAAGTTTTGAAATTATGTTCGGTGTACCAAATTAACCTGAAGCCTCATGGAATGTTCATAATCGATTGCTTTTAAGTTGCTAATAACAGAAATTTACCTACTTATCATAAGGAAATTCACGTCAATCTACGCTAAATAAATATGAACCTTCATTTTTTTATCATGTGTGAGTGGTCCAATTATTCCTCACTTTTCAGAGTCACAGGTGGAGAATTATTCGAAGATATTGTCGCAAGGGAGTTTTATTCCGAAGCAGATGCATCACACTGTATTCAACAAATATTGGAATCTGTTAATCACTGTCATCAAAATGGCGTAGTACATAGGGATCTTAAGGTgagttattgaattatttatgtTCATCATGGATACATTTacgaatgttgaattcctcagtTCAAAGAAATGATGAACATTAGAGTTCTCAGCCAATTTGGAAAAGCCCTTAAAGAGATTGAAAAAGCGATCGAACTCGCTTACTTTAATGTCACTCCGTTTATGGTGGGTTTATGATGCAGTGTTCCTAAGGAACCAATATAATTCGTAGATGGTGATCGCTATTTGTCAATTAGATTGGTTCCTGCCTTATGCTGCTTAAACCCATCTTCAATAAAACATCGCCTACGGATTCAAACTTTATCAGCAGATTCTCtcctcaaaaattatttttttctaaaaagtaCTAAAGAGTATTTCCATCTgattgtcccagaaaagtttGTGAGGGGCCTATACCTATATATTCCGCTATTTTTGCGTAATTTTTCAGGTTATTTATATACTGAACACATAAGAGAAGCAAGGAATCAAGAAGGTGAAGATAACTTTTCTAGAATTTAAAAGTGAAAAAAGCTATGGTTACAATTAATCTTATGAAATCTTTAATCGGATCATAACAACTCAATGAAAAAACTTTATAAGGaacaacaaatttttcaacGCAGAAACTTTTCAATCCAGTAGCTAACTTTATGTCGATACTGGACTGGAGCTTTCCCAGCATGAattatttttctaatccaacTCATTCAAAAACAGCTTTATTTCCTCGGAGACTGTACTGTCTGTTATTGTGAAAATCTTTACTGTGCGAAAATAACAGTCTTTATATAGATCTATTCTGTGAGGGACGACACAGTTCTTCATTAAAGAAGGAACTCGGCAATAAATTCTAGCTAAATACGATTAACTGCTCGTTTTCGTAGAAAACAATGTTTTTCCAGTTTCATTCCTGATCTACTTACATAACATCTACTTTGTTTCCAACGCTGAAAATAGAAAACGTAAACATCAACAGACAATATGCTGGCGTTTAGGGTTGAAATATGACTTCATTGCGGATACCAATTGTATATTATTAAATAGACAATTGGTACATTTACTGATACATTTTTGTTCTATTCActatatatgtataatatatgatattgaACATTCATATATAATAAAACGAGATGAATTTAATTCAGGTACACTGATAATGAACTAATATGCAATGTCAATTAACTTTGGCAAATTCAGTATGATTCTCGGATTAGTGAActattttgaacgaaaaataaCTTTGTCAATGTTAAACAACTTTTTTGAATAAACTTTTCAATTTGCTAAGGTGATCCCTATATCTACATTCACATTGTAAATGCAATGGAAATCAAATTCCTTGCAAATGGAAGCTTTTGATACTTCAGTTTATCCTGGGTGTTCCAGATTTAGTTTAACTAACTGATCGCTAATTTATCGTAAATTATTTGACACAGTTGAAATTCTCGAAGATTATTCCTCAAAAATGGTACACTTGGTCGGTAGCTCTAAGCCTCATTGTTCTCGAGGACATCACCTTCAAATATTTAGAAGTGTGATACTCCAGAAAGAgaggattttgttgaaaatcaaGGAAGCTGAAATAGAAAGCAAATTAAAGTGGAAGTAgaaatttttatcaatttcaacaCTTTACATCTTGTAAGTGCAAAATTAGGACCCATATTCTTATTTTCATTAGTAGGTACATATCAGTTTGCCATATGTTTCAACTCTTCTGAGATATTCTGTATATTTAGCAATGAGCGCCTTGCTCAGTTTTCACACTAAAATTTTACCTACCTACTTCATTGAGCCACGATTTTCAGAGTCAGAGGTATTAGGTTAGGTGagtgcaaaaagaaaaaaacggttttcatattgaaatttattaGGTATTTGTCTCACAGACATTGGTTGTTTTCGCAGAATTTTTATATAGGACTGTATGATTGTTGTAAATAAAAGTTCACGACTAAACAACTCACGACAATGGTACTTCTAGACAGAACACGTACACTTTGtgatatattctatattttcaCTTTAAGAGCTATTTTTGTCATGAGATCCTAATTACAAACTACTTGCGAATCAGACAAAGAATTTGAAAGTATAATGACGTGTGTCCCCTTTGAGCACTCAGGTGGATAAGTTTTCTCTCGATTTTTGATTGATGCGTTTTTCTAGATGGAGGTACGCCCAGAGTGCTATAAATCATAATGCTTCATCGAATAAACAGAATGAATCGATTGTTTCAGCCTGAAAATCTCCTCCTAGCAAGTAAAGCCAAAGGAGCAGCCGTCAAATTGGCTGACTTCGGATTAGCAATAGAAGTGCAAGGAGAACAACAGGCTTGGTTCGGTTTCGCGGGTACTCCTGGATATCTCTCTCCGGAAGTGTTGAAAAAGGAACCGTACGGAAAGCCCGTGGACATCTGGGCCTGCGGAGTCATCCTCTACATCCTTCTAGTCGGTTATCCGCCATTCTGGGATGAGGATCAGCATCGACTCTACGCGCAGATCAAAGCAGGAGCATATGACGTAGGTAAAATTTGTGTTGTAGGAATGGTGAAACGACATTCGTTTCAGAATTAATCATTATGGTTGCTTGTACAATGCAGGGCTTTGATTAgggattgtaacatcgcagttggcgATGTGTCCTCTCTGCTGCTTATCATTAAAGGGTTTTGAACCGTATGCCATATAATTTcggaattgacgtgaactacgaTGTTAAAATCATCTATAAAAaccctctatacagggtgagtcttcgactcgtacaaaatTTAGCATTGAgatcttgagatcaaaagaaacatttttttccttaaccattttttccgattcggccctgataaaaagatatagccattttgagttttcctaatgagctatgccaccccaggaaaaacctaaatctgtgatattacgcatctgtggatcttttgaaatcaaattactcgaaaacgattcttttggcctcaagaatatactgttaaaatatttggacGAGTCAAAGACAGAAATTTGTTGCCTGAATTTGGAATTCTATAAcctcagtattagcggagatataaattaatttcgatatcgccacttttccaatttttgcttataactcgaaaacaaaagaaagtggccaaaaatgactactactagtattgttagtttctcagaaaaagagaacgagaatggggtatcagattttgtgtatctcctctggtttaaaagctgtagtgctaacacatcgaaatttgcccaccctgtacatattccaatttttttattccaaatATTATAAGGTTGCTCGTGACTAAACATTACCCCTAATTAATTGAAGTATTCGTGCTGTTTCAAGCTTAATGTCGAATGATATGATGAAAATGTTATACATTATGTCGCTTAAAGGCACCTTCAGAAATGGCTTTCTGTAATGAAATTAACATCCCTAATGGCACTCTAACTTTATTTAATCTGGTTGTCATTTGATCTTGTGTCGAagcattttcaataattatcatTGGGTTGTCACCAAAGGCGATaattttgagtaggtacctacGAATGGTTTTCATTGTAATTACAAAAGATAagacaataataaatcaatatgtCACTccattattttgttttcagttcttattattttttgttcgtcagatattttagGTTACACTGATTGTCATTTTCAGTACCCGAGTCCGGAATGGGACACTGTCACGCCGGAAGCCAAAAACCTCATCAACCAAATGTTAACAGTAAACGCAGCCAAGAGGATAACTGCCTCAGAAGCCCTCAAACACCCATGGATCTGCGTATGTCCACTTCTGATTTCATTgaacatattcaaattttttttaattttcagcaACGCGAACGTGTGGCATCAGTGGTTCACAGACAAGAGACTGTCGACTGCCTCAAGAAATTCAATGCTAGGCGTAAACTCAAAGTGAGTACTATTCCTTTTATACATTCCTACACTCCAAACTGTATTGTATATACTGGTGagattatattttatatttatgtcGGTACCTTGAAAATTAGATATATTGAAATAGATAGACTTCTAACCAGTCTATATCAacatatattttgtttttctagggcgCTATACTCACCACTATGTTGGCGACAAGGAATTTCTCAAGTAAGCAAAATGAAAATTAACATGTTGTCTGCCTCCTGAGTTCCATTCTTTATGATTTAAATTTTCGAAAGGCATTTAACGATTTATTATGAGTATTGTAGGAAACGATGCCTTTATATGAAAGCGCCATTTATACTTCTCCTTCATTTAGGTACAAAAGGACGGATCTTTTTCATCGATCTTTTCTCCAATTTTCCCTGGGAACTTCAT from Coccinella septempunctata chromosome 1, icCocSept1.1, whole genome shotgun sequence includes:
- the LOC123322932 gene encoding calcium/calmodulin-dependent protein kinase type II alpha chain isoform X1, with product MSVPVASTRFSDNYDLKEELGKGAFSVVRRCVQKSTGLEFAAKIINTKKLSARDFQKLEREARICRKLQHPNIVRLHDSIQEENFHYLVFDLVTGGELFEDIVAREFYSEADASHCIQQILESVNHCHQNGVVHRDLKPENLLLASKAKGAAVKLADFGLAIEVQGEQQAWFGFAGTPGYLSPEVLKKEPYGKPVDIWACGVILYILLVGYPPFWDEDQHRLYAQIKAGAYDYPSPEWDTVTPEAKNLINQMLTVNAAKRITASEALKHPWICQRERVASVVHRQETVDCLKKFNARRKLKGAILTTMLATRNFSSRSIVVKKGDGSQVKESTDSSTTIEDDDVKEEKKGAVDRSSTVIAKEPEGSGTPPQSPRVAPSTSSSPSSSVTTSVMRPNALNLGQAMLQSIQARRQEIIKITEQLIEAINSGDFVAYTKICDPHLTAFEPEAMGNLVEGMDFHKFYFDNGILSKNCKAVNTTILNPHVHLLGEDAACIAYVRLTQYLDKQGQAHTHQSEESRVWHKKDNKWQNVHFHRSGSTGGSAFGFSK
- the LOC123322932 gene encoding calcium/calmodulin-dependent protein kinase type II alpha chain isoform X6 is translated as MSVPVASTRFSDNYDLKEELGKGAFSVVRRCVQKSTGLEFAAKIINTKKLSARDFQKLEREARICRKLQHPNIVRLHDSIQEENFHYLVFDLVTGGELFEDIVAREFYSEADASHCIQQILESVNHCHQNGVVHRDLKPENLLLASKAKGAAVKLADFGLAIEVQGEQQAWFGFAGTPGYLSPEVLKKEPYGKPVDIWACGVILYILLVGYPPFWDEDQHRLYAQIKAGAYDYPSPEWDTVTPEAKNLINQMLTVNAAKRITASEALKHPWICQRERVASVVHRQETVDCLKKFNARRKLKGAILTTMLATRNFSSRSIVVKKGDGSQVKESTDSSTTIEDDDVKEEKKGAVDRSSTVIAKEPEARRQEIIKITEQLIEAINSGDFVAYTKICDPHLTAFEPEAMGNLVEGMDFHKFYFDNGILSKNCKAVNTTILNPHVHLLGEDAACIAYVRLTQYLDKQGQAHTHQSEESRVWHKKDNKWQNVHFHRSGSTGGSAFGFSK
- the LOC123322932 gene encoding calcium/calmodulin-dependent protein kinase type II alpha chain isoform X9; its protein translation is MSVPVASTRFSDNYDLKEELGKGAFSVVRRCVQKSTGLEFAAKIINTKKLSARDFQKLEREARICRKLQHPNIVRLHDSIQEENFHYLVFDLVTGGELFEDIVAREFYSEADASHCIQQILESVNHCHQNGVVHRDLKPENLLLASKAKGAAVKLADFGLAIEVQGEQQAWFGFAGTPGYLSPEVLKKEPYGKPVDIWACGVILYILLVGYPPFWDEDQHRLYAQIKAGAYDYPSPEWDTVTPEAKNLINQMLTVNAAKRITASEALKHPWICQRERVASVVHRQETVDCLKKFNARRKLKGAILTTMLATRNFSSRSIVVKKGDGSQVKESTDSSTTIEDDDVKARRQEIIKITEQLIEAINSGDFVAYTKICDPHLTAFEPEAMGNLVEGMDFHKFYFDNVLSKNCKAVNTTILNPHVHLLGEDAACIAYVRLTQYLDKQGQAHTHQSEESRVWHKKDNKWQNVHFHRSGSTGGSAFGFSK
- the LOC123322932 gene encoding calcium/calmodulin-dependent protein kinase type II alpha chain isoform X8; translated protein: MSVPVASTRFSDNYDLKEELGKGAFSVVRRCVQKSTGLEFAAKIINTKKLSARDFQKLEREARICRKLQHPNIVRLHDSIQEENFHYLVFDLVTGGELFEDIVAREFYSEADASHCIQQILESVNHCHQNGVVHRDLKPENLLLASKAKGAAVKLADFGLAIEVQGEQQAWFGFAGTPGYLSPEVLKKEPYGKPVDIWACGVILYILLVGYPPFWDEDQHRLYAQIKAGAYDYPSPEWDTVTPEAKNLINQMLTVNAAKRITASEALKHPWICQRERVASVVHRQETVDCLKKFNARRKLKGAILTTMLATRNFSSRSIVVKKGDGSQVKESTDSSTTIEDDDVKARRQEIIKITEQLIEAINSGDFVAYTKICDPHLTAFEPEAMGNLVEGMDFHKFYFDNGILSKNCKAVNTTILNPHVHLLGEDAACIAYVRLTQYLDKQGQAHTHQSEESRVWHKKDNKWQNVHFHRSGSTGGSAFGFSK